CCAAATTTATCGATGGTTGGTCAGAGAACGCTTGCCGAATGGTGCGACTACTCCTCTGTCGCAGCTGCTACTGAGTCGTATCGATACCGAACAACGCGTTACACCCACAGAACTGCGTCCATGCATTTTGTAGCAACCCGATCCCCGCGAGACCCGCGATTGCAGCTTTCGTCCGTTGCCCAGCAAGCAATGCAGCGAGGGCCACGACGACCAGCCAGATACCGAGCACCCCACGGATGATGCGATCGGTCCCTCCCACGTTCTTCGGATAGTTCATATCCGGTTGTGGGGAAGAGATGTGCATATAGTTTTGGACCCAACGAGAGGGACGGGATTTCTGAGTCAGTGGCTCCACTGAAACTTGTCCGGAGAAACACAATGAGACACGATACGCGGACCACATCCCATGTAGTGAAACGAACCACAGAACCTATCGCGGTCTCGACCGATGATAAGGCTACGACGACCAGAAATTTCGGTAGGTCGCCCGTGAGACGATGATCAAATTGGGAATGGCGGACCGTCGTCACTCAACGGGAACGCCGGAGGAACAGTTCGGCACCGCCCCACCAGTTGACGACGACCTCGTCGAGTTCCCATCCCTCTGCCGCAAGCTCGTTCAACGATTCTTCGGTCGCATCGCTCTTGATTCGGAACCACAGGAGGCTGGTCGGCGCGTTGACGACCTTGTACTCATAATCCGCTTTGCCGCTCACACGCCGTCCGCTCATTGTGGTGCTCACGTGCATCCAAAGGTCACATGAAGATAAAACCGCCCCGCTCATCTCGGAAAAATATAGCACCGACTTTATGATAATTTATCTACTGATCAACGGTGAACGACGAGTCAGTTCGAGGTGGTATGGAATGAGGGCAGCGAGACCGAGTAACCGATATGCACTCTGTAGTTCGCATGAGTGTTTTGTCAGTTTCTGATGATTTTACTAACGCCGAGCCACTGGAAATTGATTAGGGGTGGCTGTGTGGAGCTGGCACGATGCGCCCGTACGGCCTACGTTCAGTCGCGCGGTTCGATCCGCATTCGAATGGGATCGAGTGAGCGCGTCGTGATACTTACGGAGAGATCGAGGTCTGGGTCCGAGATGAGTTCGAGATGATACTGTCCAGCCAACGTCGCAAGGATCAGTTTGGCCTCGACGATCGCGAACTGTTGGCCGATACATCGGCGTGGACCGCCGCCAAACGGGAAGTAAACGAACTGGGGTCGGTCGTCATCCCCGGCAAATCGGTCGGGGCGAAACGCAAGTGGGTCCTCCCAGAAGCGGTTGTCGCGATGAATCGTCCACTGCATCGGTGCCACTGTTGCCCCTTTGGGGAGTGTATACCCGCCGAGCTCCAGTGGTTGGGTTGTCTCTCGAGGGATCGACGGGACAGGGGGGTAGAGTCGCATCGCCTCGCGTATCACTTGTTCCGTGTACGTCAGCTCGGGGAGCTCCTTGAAGGTCGCGTGATTCGCCGTAAGCACCTCCTCTAGTTCCGCAACGAGTCGGCGTTCGACCGCCGGATGTTGGGCCAGTAAGAACCAAGTGAACGTCAGCGCCGTCGCCGTGGTTTCGTGGCCGGCGAACAGGAACGTCATCATCTCGTCGCGGAGGAGCTTCTCGGACATCGCCTCGCCGTCCTCGTCCGTGGCGGTCAGCAGCATCGACAGCAGATCATCACGGTCCTCGACACCGTCCCCTCTGCGTGCGGCAACGAACTCCTGAATCACGGCCTCCATCTCCCGGATCCCGTGCTTATACCGGCGCCACATCGGAATCGGGACCCACTTCGGAACCATCCGGGCGATAGGCTGTTTCGTCGGTTGTCCCGGCTCTTGGAGCGCACGAACGGTCTCTCGAATACCGCGATCCTCGTACTCGATGTCGGAGCCGAACATCGATTTGACGAGGATACGGAGGGTGAGCCCTTTCATCTCGTTCTCGATGTTGACGGTCGGTGTGCCGGTCCAGTCGGCCGCTGCGGTCCGGACTTCGGCCGTCATCGTATCGGCGTAGTCAGCGATCCGGTCCATATAGAAGGCGGGCTGGATCCGTTCGCGCTGACGCTCCCAGAGCTCGCCTTCGCTCAGGACTAATCCTTGCCCAAGAAGCTCACCGAGGTCGTCTTGACTCAAGCTCGCCTTCCGGAAGCGATCGTGGTCATCGGCAAGAATCTGTTCGGCGAGGGCAGGATGGTTGACCTGGTAGAGGTCGCCGATTCCGAGCAGTTGGAGGTGGACGATGTCACCCTGGCGCGCCGCTGTCTCGTACAGCCCGTCCTGTTCACGCACGAGCTGGTGCGTATTCCCAATCACTGGCAGTCCGTCGTGTGTCGGCGGAGCGGTTTCGTACGTTGGGATGCTATCAGACCGTTGATATTCAGCCATGTACGACTATCGTCGTCCGATCCCCTTCAGCATTGGTGGCTGTCAACCGGGGAGGACCGTTCCGGGATGGGTGGTATCGATCGTGATCGGAAAAGCGGGTCCATCGATAGTTGAGAACCGGTTCTCGGGCGCTGTTCGATGGACTGTATCAGTCCCGTGTGATCGATCGTTCTTCTCCGTCTCTTCGGTCGTCCGGGTCGTGTAATCACTGCCCTGTATGTAGTATAATATTAACAATTTACTTTCATTACGCTCGCGGAACTTTCATATCGATCTGACTCCTGTCGAGTACTATCTCCTGATTATGGATAACACTCATTCAGGACCTGTGACGCGGAACGGCAATCGAAGCGCGATCCTCGAGTCGCTCAAAGATGGGATAGACGGCCTCCAGCGAGCGATCGAGACCGCAAGGCCGGAGACGCCCGAAGAACAGCGCGTGCAGTTGCGCCAGTATTACGAACTCGGCTATCTGGCCAACCAGTGCTGGAAGTTACAACGGGATACCGATATCGACGAGATGAGTCAGCGGATGGCACTCCTTGAAGACAAGACCGATATGGAGAGATACTGATGGCGACTAAACGGCAGCTCGAACGCAAACTGGCGGAGCTCGAAGCACAGAATCACTCGACTACTCCCGAGGAGGACGATCGAGAG
The DNA window shown above is from Halalkalicoccus jeotgali B3 and carries:
- a CDS encoding YgaP family membrane protein yields the protein MNYPKNVGGTDRIIRGVLGIWLVVVALAALLAGQRTKAAIAGLAGIGLLQNAWTQFCGCNALFGIDTTQ
- a CDS encoding DUF4177 domain-containing protein, with translation MSTTMSGRRVSGKADYEYKVVNAPTSLLWFRIKSDATEESLNELAAEGWELDEVVVNWWGGAELFLRRSR
- a CDS encoding cytochrome P450; the protein is MIGNTHQLVREQDGLYETAARQGDIVHLQLLGIGDLYQVNHPALAEQILADDHDRFRKASLSQDDLGELLGQGLVLSEGELWERQRERIQPAFYMDRIADYADTMTAEVRTAAADWTGTPTVNIENEMKGLTLRILVKSMFGSDIEYEDRGIRETVRALQEPGQPTKQPIARMVPKWVPIPMWRRYKHGIREMEAVIQEFVAARRGDGVEDRDDLLSMLLTATDEDGEAMSEKLLRDEMMTFLFAGHETTATALTFTWFLLAQHPAVERRLVAELEEVLTANHATFKELPELTYTEQVIREAMRLYPPVPSIPRETTQPLELGGYTLPKGATVAPMQWTIHRDNRFWEDPLAFRPDRFAGDDDRPQFVYFPFGGGPRRCIGQQFAIVEAKLILATLAGQYHLELISDPDLDLSVSITTRSLDPIRMRIEPRD